One window of Agromyces rhizosphaerae genomic DNA carries:
- a CDS encoding ABC transporter ATP-binding protein: MTRVVPGAATPAAVRAVGWGWRHAGRRSWAIDGLDLAVEPGERVLLLGASGSGKSTLLHGLAGVLGGEEEGDALGSLLVGGRPASAGSAALVLQDPDAQVVLARVGDDVAFGCENAGVPREQIWPRVREALDAVGLDLPLDHPTSHLSGGQKQRLALAGALAMRPGLLLLDEPTANLDPAGVREVRDAVERVTRESGATLVVVEHRVDAWLPVIDRVVVLGAGGVVADGPPEAVLAERAEELARDGIWLPGRRLLPDHVPSAQGPVLLDAAGLAVGRDPSASVLGGLDLAVRSGNATCVTGPNGIGKSTLALTLAGLIPPVAGRLEASAALARGANPAPHRWRSKQLLSRIGTVFQDPEHQFLTGRVRDELAVGPRGQKVPDGEIRERVDDLLVRLRLDRLAEANPYTLSGGQKRRLSVATVLASRPDVLVLDEPTFGQDATTWAELVALLGVLRDEGHAIVAVTHDEHVVDALADLRLDLAHEGVPA; this comes from the coding sequence GTGACCCGAGTGGTTCCCGGTGCCGCCACCCCGGCCGCGGTTCGCGCCGTCGGCTGGGGCTGGCGGCACGCGGGCCGTCGCTCCTGGGCGATCGACGGCCTCGACCTCGCCGTCGAGCCCGGTGAGCGCGTACTGCTGCTCGGCGCCTCGGGCTCGGGCAAGTCCACCCTGCTGCACGGCCTCGCGGGCGTGCTCGGCGGCGAGGAGGAGGGCGACGCGCTCGGTTCGCTGCTCGTCGGCGGCCGGCCCGCGAGCGCCGGTTCCGCCGCGCTCGTGCTGCAGGACCCGGATGCCCAGGTCGTGCTCGCCCGGGTCGGGGACGACGTGGCATTCGGATGCGAGAACGCCGGCGTGCCCCGGGAGCAGATCTGGCCGCGCGTGCGGGAGGCGCTCGACGCCGTCGGGCTCGACCTGCCGCTCGACCACCCGACCTCGCACCTCTCGGGCGGACAGAAGCAGCGGCTTGCGCTGGCCGGCGCGCTGGCCATGCGCCCCGGGCTGCTGCTGCTCGACGAGCCGACCGCGAACCTCGACCCCGCGGGCGTGCGCGAGGTGCGCGACGCCGTTGAGCGGGTCACGCGCGAGTCGGGCGCGACGCTCGTCGTCGTGGAGCACCGGGTCGACGCCTGGCTGCCGGTGATCGACCGGGTCGTCGTGCTCGGTGCCGGTGGCGTGGTCGCCGACGGCCCGCCAGAGGCGGTGCTGGCCGAACGCGCCGAGGAGCTGGCGCGCGACGGCATCTGGCTGCCGGGCCGGCGGCTGCTGCCCGACCACGTGCCGTCCGCGCAGGGGCCGGTGCTCCTGGACGCCGCGGGGCTGGCCGTCGGGCGCGACCCGTCGGCGTCCGTGCTCGGCGGGCTCGACCTCGCCGTCCGCTCCGGCAACGCGACCTGCGTCACGGGGCCGAACGGCATCGGGAAGTCGACGCTCGCGCTCACCCTGGCCGGGCTCATCCCGCCGGTGGCGGGCCGGCTCGAGGCATCCGCCGCCCTCGCTCGCGGGGCGAACCCGGCGCCGCATCGCTGGCGCTCGAAGCAGCTGCTCTCTCGCATCGGCACGGTGTTCCAGGACCCCGAGCACCAGTTCCTCACTGGGCGCGTGCGCGACGAGCTCGCGGTCGGCCCCCGCGGGCAGAAGGTGCCCGACGGTGAGATCCGCGAGCGTGTCGACGACCTGCTCGTGCGACTGCGGCTCGATCGGCTCGCGGAGGCCAACCCGTACACCCTCTCGGGCGGGCAGAAGCGGCGGCTGTCGGTCGCCACGGTGCTCGCGTCGCGGCCCGACGTGCTCGTGCTCGACGAGCCGACGTTCGGGCAGGACGCGACGACCTGGGCCGAGCTCGTCGCACTGCTCGGCGTGCTGCGCGACGAGGGCCACGCGATCGTGGCGGTCACGCACGACGAGCACGTGGTCGACGCGCTGGCCGATCTCCGGCTCGACCTCGCGCACGAGGGGGTGCCCGCATGA
- a CDS encoding energy-coupling factor transporter transmembrane component T family protein — MSLLDARGGTTWVGRRNPVAKVAATVPLSIALLLTLDPVSAGTAIVLEVVLFWAAGLGSLVWSPRTAVVWIAGPLAGVSMLLYGRTGGTVYFEWGLIQVSQGSIEIGLSTAARVIAIALPAVVLFLTIDPTDFADGLSQTLRLPERFVLGALGALRLVGLFMDDWRALALARRARGVGDRWIVPRLAGQAFGLLVLSIRRGSKLATAMEARGFGADVARTHAREVHFGGAEVALIAIGALAAAVCVAVAVASGSWNFVVA; from the coding sequence ATGAGCCTGCTCGACGCGCGCGGCGGCACCACCTGGGTGGGGCGCCGCAACCCCGTCGCGAAGGTGGCCGCCACCGTGCCGCTCAGCATCGCGCTGCTGCTCACGCTCGACCCGGTGTCGGCGGGCACCGCGATCGTGCTCGAGGTCGTGCTGTTCTGGGCCGCGGGCCTCGGGTCGCTCGTCTGGTCGCCTCGCACGGCCGTGGTGTGGATCGCCGGTCCGCTCGCGGGCGTCAGCATGCTGCTCTACGGCCGCACGGGCGGCACGGTCTACTTCGAGTGGGGGCTGATCCAGGTCTCGCAGGGGTCGATCGAGATCGGGCTGTCGACCGCCGCCCGCGTGATCGCGATCGCGCTGCCCGCCGTCGTGCTCTTCCTCACGATCGACCCGACCGACTTCGCCGACGGGCTGTCGCAGACCCTCCGGCTGCCGGAGCGGTTCGTGCTCGGCGCGCTGGGCGCGCTGCGTCTCGTGGGGCTGTTCATGGACGACTGGCGCGCGCTCGCGCTCGCGCGCCGCGCGCGCGGCGTGGGCGACCGCTGGATCGTGCCGCGCCTCGCGGGCCAGGCCTTCGGCCTGCTCGTGCTCTCGATCCGCCGCGGGTCGAAGCTCGCCACCGCGATGGAGGCGCGCGGCTTCGGGGCCGATGTCGCACGCACGCACGCGCGCGAGGTGCACTTCGGCGGGGCGGAGGTCGCGCTCATCGCGATCGGCGCGCTGGCGGCCGCGGTGTGCGTCGCGGTCGCGGTGGCATCCGGAAGCTGGAACTTCGTCGTTGCCTGA
- a CDS encoding ATP-binding protein, with product MPERLAPAVAVRRLAALLRAEPSATVLVDGPSGAGKSTFADAVLDAAGARRVQLLRLDSVYPGWDGLAAGSAAVRRGVLAPRVRGGAGTWRRWDWAHDRPAESHLLRPGIPLLVEGCGAFTLPGVLPDPRVVRVWVVAGEEARKRRALERDAGGFDPHWAQWERQWRAYVSAAAPAPRADLVVAGA from the coding sequence TTGCCTGAGCGACTCGCGCCCGCCGTCGCCGTGCGGCGACTCGCCGCCCTCCTGCGGGCGGAGCCGTCGGCGACCGTGCTCGTCGACGGCCCGAGCGGCGCCGGCAAGTCGACGTTCGCCGACGCCGTGCTCGACGCCGCCGGTGCGCGTCGCGTGCAGCTGCTGCGGCTCGACTCGGTCTACCCCGGATGGGACGGCCTCGCGGCGGGCTCGGCGGCCGTGCGGCGCGGGGTGCTCGCCCCGCGCGTTCGCGGCGGTGCCGGCACGTGGCGCCGCTGGGACTGGGCGCACGACCGCCCCGCCGAGTCGCACCTCCTGCGTCCCGGCATCCCCCTCCTCGTCGAGGGCTGCGGCGCGTTCACCCTCCCCGGCGTGCTTCCAGACCCGCGGGTGGTGCGGGTGTGGGTGGTCGCGGGGGAGGAGGCGCGCAAGCGCCGGGCGCTGGAGCGCGACGCGGGCGGGTTCGATCCGCACTGGGCGCAGTGGGAGCGGCAGTGGCGCGCCTACGTGTCGGCGGCGGCGCCCGCGCCGCGGGCCGACCTCGTCGTCGCGGGCGCGTGA
- a CDS encoding D-alanyl-D-alanine carboxypeptidase family protein, with protein sequence MPGPLRALLIGLGALAIIALGLYGPATLLGPLPAVAVQAVDPGAQTAGTVEVELPDAGASSVVVVDPDSPETAAESVTLAEAGIEDPVPIAGVAKLVLALAVLEAQPLAAGEPGPDIPVTPADYEAYVDYRKQGARTVQTTPGDTWTMRDMLRAVVLGSSNNHADGLARWAFGSVDGYTIAGNAWLAEHGIADTVVVDATGLSDDNVGTAADAARLGAYVAVEPALVDILATADERTYGERAVPDVSAHDIDGVRGLSRSYTNQAGLCFVFLTTFGQGDDVRVLSGAFLRMPDYDTLDPAVTTAIEGLKLVDEEVTVITEGDTYAVLTAPWGDRAEAVAASDRTQPAWNDASGTPEVVVEAFSTGSPGDQVGSVTVPTADGDVTTALELDAAITDPGPIWRLTHPSLMLDAFFAG encoded by the coding sequence ATGCCCGGTCCCCTGCGCGCGCTCCTCATCGGCCTCGGCGCGCTCGCGATCATCGCGCTGGGCCTCTACGGCCCCGCCACCCTGCTCGGTCCGCTGCCCGCGGTCGCGGTGCAGGCGGTCGACCCCGGCGCCCAGACGGCCGGCACGGTCGAGGTCGAGCTGCCGGACGCCGGTGCGTCGTCGGTCGTGGTGGTCGACCCCGACTCGCCGGAGACGGCGGCCGAGTCGGTGACGCTCGCCGAGGCGGGCATCGAGGACCCGGTGCCGATCGCGGGCGTCGCGAAGCTCGTGCTCGCGCTCGCCGTGCTCGAGGCGCAGCCGCTCGCCGCCGGCGAGCCCGGGCCCGACATTCCCGTGACGCCGGCCGACTACGAGGCGTACGTCGACTACCGCAAGCAGGGCGCACGCACCGTGCAGACGACGCCGGGCGACACCTGGACCATGCGCGACATGCTGCGCGCAGTCGTGCTCGGCTCGAGCAACAACCACGCCGACGGGCTCGCGCGCTGGGCGTTCGGCTCGGTCGACGGGTACACGATCGCCGGCAACGCCTGGCTCGCCGAGCACGGCATCGCCGACACCGTGGTCGTCGATGCGACCGGACTCTCCGACGACAACGTCGGCACCGCCGCCGACGCGGCACGGCTCGGTGCGTACGTCGCGGTCGAGCCCGCGCTCGTCGACATCCTCGCGACGGCCGACGAGCGCACCTACGGCGAGCGGGCCGTGCCCGACGTGTCGGCGCACGACATCGACGGCGTGCGCGGCCTCTCGCGCTCGTACACGAACCAGGCGGGGCTCTGCTTCGTCTTCCTCACGACGTTCGGGCAGGGCGACGACGTGCGCGTGCTGTCGGGCGCGTTCCTGCGCATGCCCGACTACGACACGCTCGATCCGGCGGTCACGACCGCCATCGAGGGCCTGAAGCTCGTCGACGAGGAGGTCACCGTGATCACCGAGGGCGACACCTACGCCGTGCTCACGGCGCCCTGGGGCGACCGGGCCGAGGCGGTCGCGGCGAGCGATCGCACGCAGCCCGCGTGGAACGACGCGAGCGGCACCCCGGAGGTCGTGGTCGAGGCGTTCAGCACGGGCTCGCCCGGCGACCAGGTCGGCAGCGTCACCGTGCCGACCGCCGACGGCGACGTCACGACCGCGCTGGAACTCGACGCGGCGATCACCGACCCGGGCCCGATCTGGCGGCTGACGCACCCGTCGCTGATGCTGGACGCGTTCTTCGCGGGCTGA
- a CDS encoding metallopeptidase family protein, whose product MAVELDEDAFEQLVVDELDALPDDMVDGLENVVFVVEDTPEDGSLDLLGVYEGVAVTERDRYGFGEMPDRIVLYRLGLLDACDDLDQLRDEIHVTLVHEIAHYYGIDDERLHELGWA is encoded by the coding sequence ATGGCCGTCGAACTCGACGAGGACGCCTTCGAGCAGCTCGTGGTCGATGAGCTCGACGCCCTGCCCGACGACATGGTCGACGGGCTCGAGAACGTCGTGTTCGTGGTCGAGGACACCCCCGAGGACGGCTCGCTCGACCTGCTCGGCGTCTACGAGGGCGTCGCGGTCACCGAGCGCGACCGGTACGGCTTCGGCGAGATGCCCGACCGCATCGTGCTCTACCGGCTCGGGCTGCTCGACGCGTGCGACGACCTCGACCAGTTGCGCGACGAGATCCACGTCACGCTGGTGCACGAGATCGCCCATTATTACGGAATCGACGACGAGCGGCTGCACGAGCTCGGTTGGGCCTGA
- the orn gene encoding oligoribonuclease codes for MGTSGDRLVWIDCEMTGLDLEVDELVEIAVVITDYDLEPVDEGLSIVIKPDASALEHMGDFVRKMHTESGLLEEIPGGKSVAEAEYEVLEYVLAHVPDEQKAPLAGNTIGTDRMFLAKYMPRLDAHLHYRNVDVSSIKELARRWFPRVYFNAPAKHGGHRALADILESIRELRYYRRAVFVADPGPTSDELAQISEAVVNEFTAKV; via the coding sequence ATGGGAACCTCGGGAGACCGGCTCGTCTGGATCGACTGCGAGATGACGGGACTCGACCTCGAGGTCGATGAACTCGTCGAGATCGCCGTGGTGATCACCGACTACGACCTCGAACCGGTCGACGAGGGGCTCAGCATCGTCATCAAGCCCGATGCATCCGCCCTCGAGCACATGGGCGACTTCGTGCGCAAGATGCACACCGAGTCGGGCCTGCTCGAGGAGATCCCGGGCGGCAAGAGCGTCGCCGAGGCCGAGTACGAGGTGCTCGAGTACGTGCTCGCGCACGTGCCCGACGAGCAGAAGGCACCGCTCGCCGGCAACACCATCGGCACCGACCGGATGTTCCTCGCCAAGTACATGCCGCGGCTCGACGCGCACCTGCACTACCGCAACGTCGACGTCTCGTCGATCAAGGAGCTCGCCCGCCGCTGGTTCCCTCGTGTGTACTTCAACGCCCCCGCCAAGCACGGGGGGCACCGCGCCCTGGCCGACATCCTCGAGTCCATCCGCGAACTTCGGTACTACCGCCGCGCGGTCTTCGTGGCCGACCCGGGCCCGACCAGCGACGAGCTGGCGCAGATCTCGGAGGCCGTCGTGAACGAGTTCACAGCAAAGGTGTAG
- a CDS encoding SGNH/GDSL hydrolase family protein translates to METHSWHRYVAIGDSLTEGLGDPAGARGEDEWLGWADRLAIILDGHARLAGERFEFANLALRGSRIGDAARTQVPRAIEVGADLVSVMIGGNDLMSPTADPDAVAAELEDVVRRLRRSGASVLLANCFDPQFAFFLRPFRGRAAVFNAHVWTIARRHGAAVLDVWGTAEFQQPSMWAADRVHLSTAGHRVLARRASHSLGVPYAESAEPPERMPGPGPSPVTEPVALPGQAPMSLPRWFVVHALPWIGRRMRRISSGDGRAPKRPIPAPVLPGGVAPAGFADGGPH, encoded by the coding sequence GTGGAGACGCACAGCTGGCACCGCTACGTGGCGATCGGGGACTCCCTCACCGAGGGACTCGGGGATCCGGCGGGCGCCCGCGGCGAGGACGAGTGGCTGGGGTGGGCCGACCGCCTGGCCATCATCCTCGACGGGCACGCCCGGCTCGCCGGCGAACGCTTCGAGTTCGCCAACCTCGCCCTGCGCGGCAGCCGCATCGGCGACGCCGCGCGCACCCAGGTCCCGCGCGCGATCGAGGTCGGGGCCGATCTCGTCTCGGTCATGATCGGCGGCAACGACCTGATGAGCCCGACGGCCGACCCGGACGCCGTGGCCGCCGAGCTGGAGGACGTCGTGCGCCGGTTGCGGCGCAGCGGGGCGAGCGTGCTGCTGGCCAACTGCTTCGACCCGCAGTTCGCGTTCTTCCTGCGCCCGTTCCGCGGCCGCGCGGCCGTGTTCAACGCCCACGTCTGGACCATCGCGCGCCGCCACGGCGCCGCCGTGCTCGACGTGTGGGGCACGGCCGAGTTCCAGCAGCCGTCGATGTGGGCCGCCGACCGCGTGCACCTCAGCACCGCGGGCCACCGCGTGCTGGCGCGCCGGGCGTCGCACTCGCTGGGCGTGCCGTACGCCGAGTCGGCGGAACCTCCCGAGCGGATGCCCGGGCCTGGGCCGTCGCCGGTCACCGAGCCCGTCGCGCTCCCCGGGCAGGCGCCGATGTCGCTCCCCCGCTGGTTCGTCGTGCACGCGCTGCCGTGGATCGGGCGTCGCATGCGGCGCATCTCCAGCGGCGACGGGCGCGCCCCCAAGCGCCCCATCCCCGCCCCGGTGCTGCCCGGCGGCGTCGCGCCGGCCGGGTTCGCCGACGGCGGGCCGCACTAG
- a CDS encoding cation:proton antiporter, whose amino-acid sequence MEVTIGNLVIIVAVGVLAPLVARLIGTWLAIPVVVFEITLGIVVGPDLLGWVTVDDHTELVANFGLAMLFFLAGAEIDFREIRGRPLTTALAGWLVSLGAALGLSFVLAQHVGAAVFIAIALTSTALGTILPMLRDAGDLRSPFGIAVTAVGAVGEFAPLIAISIFLSGRTPLHASLVLLGFAVIAGLAIWGAARGVGAEFERLVTATLHTSGQFAVRLFMVVTITLVGVSVVLGLDMLLGAFTAGVLYRLLMNGSDEAQTKVIGSKIDAVAFGVFVPVFFIYTGVTFDLEALLASPTALALVPIFLGSFILLRGIPSLLSLPRGSNRLDRGAMVLYGATGLPIIVAVTAIGVDQGDLGSEVASALVGAGMLSVLVYPLLALWLRRKSSDAPTTGPDDDYVPTVA is encoded by the coding sequence GTGGAGGTCACGATCGGCAACCTGGTGATCATCGTCGCCGTCGGCGTGCTCGCCCCGCTCGTGGCACGTCTCATCGGCACCTGGCTCGCGATCCCCGTCGTCGTCTTCGAGATCACGCTCGGGATCGTCGTCGGGCCCGACCTGCTCGGCTGGGTCACGGTGGACGACCACACCGAGCTCGTCGCGAACTTCGGGCTCGCGATGCTGTTCTTCCTCGCCGGCGCCGAGATCGACTTCCGCGAGATCCGCGGCAGGCCGCTCACCACCGCGCTCGCCGGCTGGCTCGTCTCGCTCGGCGCGGCCCTCGGCCTCAGCTTCGTGCTCGCGCAGCACGTCGGTGCGGCCGTGTTCATCGCGATCGCGCTCACGTCGACCGCGCTCGGCACGATCCTGCCGATGCTCCGCGACGCGGGCGACCTGCGCTCGCCCTTCGGAATCGCCGTGACCGCCGTCGGGGCGGTCGGCGAGTTCGCGCCGCTCATCGCGATCTCGATCTTCCTCAGCGGCCGCACGCCGCTCCACGCCTCGCTCGTGCTGCTGGGCTTCGCGGTCATCGCGGGCCTCGCGATCTGGGGCGCGGCGCGCGGCGTCGGCGCCGAGTTCGAGCGCCTCGTGACCGCGACGCTGCACACGAGCGGCCAGTTCGCGGTGCGCCTGTTCATGGTCGTGACCATCACGCTCGTGGGCGTCAGCGTCGTGCTCGGCCTCGACATGCTGCTCGGCGCGTTCACGGCCGGCGTGCTCTACCGGCTGCTCATGAACGGCTCCGACGAGGCGCAGACGAAGGTCATCGGCTCGAAGATCGACGCGGTCGCGTTCGGCGTGTTCGTGCCGGTCTTCTTCATCTACACCGGCGTCACGTTCGACCTCGAGGCCCTGCTCGCGTCGCCCACTGCCCTCGCGCTCGTGCCGATCTTCCTCGGATCGTTCATCCTGCTGCGCGGCATCCCGAGCCTGCTCTCGCTGCCGCGAGGCTCGAACCGCCTCGATCGCGGCGCGATGGTGCTCTACGGGGCGACCGGCCTGCCGATCATCGTCGCGGTCACGGCGATCGGCGTCGACCAGGGCGACCTCGGTTCCGAGGTGGCATCCGCCCTCGTCGGCGCCGGCATGCTGTCGGTGCTCGTCTACCCGCTGCTGGCCCTCTGGCTGCGCCGGAAGTCGTCGGACGCGCCCACCACGGGACCCGACGACGACTACGTGCCCACGGTGGCGTGA
- the nadE gene encoding ammonia-dependent NAD(+) synthetase, whose protein sequence is MRELQARIIAELNVKPTIEPAAEVRARVDFLKEYLRATGAHGFVLGISGGQDSALAGRLCRLAVAELADEGHPARFVAVRLPYDVQHDEDDAAFALEWIQPQEQVTFNIKRGVDGLTAEYADATGVALSDHGKGNIKARARMVAQYAIGGEDALLVVGTDHAAEAVTGFFTKYGDGGADILPLTGLTKRQGRAVLAHLGAPERIYLKTPTADLLDHDPGQADEANLGLAYADLDAFLEGEEIDEGTAELIEARYLATEHKRQVPVSMFDDWWR, encoded by the coding sequence ATGCGCGAACTGCAGGCGAGGATCATCGCAGAGCTGAACGTGAAGCCCACCATCGAGCCGGCCGCAGAGGTGCGTGCCCGGGTCGACTTCCTGAAGGAGTACCTGCGCGCCACGGGCGCGCACGGATTCGTCCTCGGCATCAGCGGCGGGCAGGACTCGGCGCTCGCCGGCCGCCTGTGCCGGCTCGCGGTCGCGGAACTGGCCGACGAGGGGCATCCGGCCCGCTTCGTCGCGGTGCGCCTGCCCTACGACGTGCAGCACGACGAGGACGACGCCGCGTTCGCGCTCGAGTGGATCCAGCCGCAGGAGCAGGTGACCTTCAACATCAAGCGCGGCGTCGACGGGCTCACCGCGGAGTACGCGGATGCCACCGGTGTCGCCCTCAGCGACCACGGCAAGGGCAACATCAAGGCGCGCGCCCGCATGGTCGCGCAGTACGCCATCGGCGGCGAGGACGCGCTGCTGGTCGTCGGCACGGACCACGCGGCGGAGGCGGTCACGGGCTTCTTCACCAAGTACGGCGACGGCGGCGCCGACATCCTGCCGCTCACCGGGCTCACCAAGCGCCAGGGCCGTGCGGTGCTCGCGCACCTGGGCGCGCCCGAGCGCATCTACCTGAAGACGCCGACCGCCGACCTGCTCGACCACGACCCGGGCCAGGCCGACGAGGCGAACCTGGGCCTCGCCTACGCCGACCTCGACGCGTTCCTCGAGGGTGAGGAGATCGACGAGGGCACCGCCGAGCTCATCGAGGCGCGCTACCTCGCCACCGAGCACAAGCGGCAGGTGCCCGTGTCGATGTTCGACGACTGGTGGCGCTGA
- the mgrA gene encoding L-glyceraldehyde 3-phosphate reductase: MIYVADDTRYDSMDYRRVGRSGLRLPGLSLGLWHNFGDERGLDTQRAIVRRAFDLGITHFDLANNYGPPPGSAEENFGRLLATDLKPYRDELIVSSKAGYDMWPGPYGEWGSRKYLLASLDQSLARLGLDYVDVFYSHRPDPDTPVEETMGALASAVSQGKALYVGISNYDPEQTRAAQAALADLGVPLLIHQPRYSMFDRTPEEGLFDALDELGTGAIVFSPLAQGMLTDRYLDGIPSDSRAATSRFLSQEQISSEYLERVRGLREIADARGQSIAQLALSWVLRVPTVTSALVGASSVAQLEQNLAALDAPALTDDEIAAIEPFAAHGTRLG, encoded by the coding sequence ATGATCTACGTCGCCGACGACACCCGATACGACTCGATGGACTACCGGCGCGTGGGCCGCAGCGGGCTGCGCCTGCCCGGGCTCTCGCTGGGCCTCTGGCACAACTTCGGCGACGAGCGGGGCCTCGACACCCAGCGTGCCATCGTGCGACGCGCGTTCGACCTCGGCATCACGCACTTCGACCTGGCGAACAACTACGGCCCCCCGCCCGGCAGCGCCGAGGAGAACTTCGGCCGCCTGCTGGCGACCGACCTGAAGCCCTACCGCGACGAGCTCATCGTCTCGAGCAAGGCGGGCTACGACATGTGGCCGGGACCCTACGGCGAGTGGGGCTCGCGCAAGTACCTGCTCGCGTCGCTCGACCAGAGCCTGGCCCGGCTCGGCCTCGACTACGTCGACGTCTTCTACTCGCACCGGCCCGACCCGGACACGCCCGTCGAGGAGACGATGGGCGCGCTCGCCTCGGCCGTTTCGCAGGGCAAGGCGCTGTACGTCGGCATCTCGAACTACGACCCCGAGCAGACCCGCGCCGCTCAGGCGGCGCTCGCCGACCTCGGCGTGCCGCTGCTGATCCACCAGCCGCGCTACTCGATGTTCGACCGCACCCCCGAGGAGGGCCTCTTCGACGCGCTCGACGAGCTCGGCACCGGCGCGATCGTGTTCTCCCCGCTCGCGCAGGGCATGCTCACCGACCGCTACCTCGACGGCATCCCGAGCGATTCGCGCGCCGCGACCAGCCGCTTCCTCTCGCAGGAGCAGATCAGCTCCGAGTACCTCGAGCGCGTGCGCGGCCTGCGGGAGATCGCCGACGCGCGCGGCCAGTCGATCGCGCAGCTCGCGCTGAGCTGGGTGCTGCGCGTGCCGACCGTGACCAGCGCGCTCGTCGGCGCGTCGAGCGTCGCCCAGCTCGAGCAGAACCTCGCCGCGCTCGACGCGCCGGCGCTCACCGACGACGAGATCGCCGCGATCGAGCCGTTCGCGGCGCACGGCACGCGGCTCGGCTGA
- the ssb gene encoding single-stranded DNA-binding protein, whose translation MHDSITLTGTIGTEPEHRVISGGVELTTFRLATGGRRFDRQTQQWVDAEANWYTVSAFRRLAVNASRSLSRGDHVVVAGKLKVRSWEAGDRKGIAVDVEADSIGHDLRWVRTTAERPAPRPAGSDAPAAPGTAPETPIPTSAEEASDADGFLPADDWARPLTAEAGSLAGG comes from the coding sequence ATGCACGACAGCATCACCCTCACCGGCACCATCGGCACCGAGCCCGAGCACCGAGTCATCTCGGGCGGCGTCGAGCTCACCACGTTCCGGCTCGCGACGGGCGGGCGGCGGTTCGACCGCCAGACCCAGCAGTGGGTCGACGCCGAGGCGAACTGGTACACGGTCAGCGCGTTCCGCCGCCTCGCGGTGAACGCATCGCGGTCGCTGTCGCGCGGCGACCATGTGGTGGTCGCCGGCAAGCTCAAGGTGCGCTCGTGGGAGGCGGGCGACCGCAAGGGCATCGCGGTCGACGTCGAGGCCGACTCGATCGGGCACGACCTGCGCTGGGTGCGCACGACGGCGGAGCGGCCGGCGCCGCGTCCCGCTGGGTCCGACGCACCCGCGGCGCCCGGCACGGCCCCCGAGACGCCGATCCCGACGAGCGCGGAGGAGGCATCCGACGCCGACGGCTTCCTGCCCGCCGACGACTGGGCGCGCCCGCTCACCGCCGAGGCCGGATCGCTCGCCGGCGGCTGA